From the Saprospiraceae bacterium genome, the window AAAGGCTTGATGGGCAGTTATCAGCACATTTTTGAATGTCATCAGGCGGGCGATGGTATCGTCCAACAACACATCTTCCGAATGGTCTTCGAAAAATAGCCCTTCTTCTTCTTCGTACACGTCCAGCCCGACGCTGCCGAGCCTTCGGTTTTTGAGTGCGACAATCAAGTCTCTGGTATTGATCAATCCGCCGCGGCTGGTGTTTATGAGCATCACATTGGGCTTCATCAGCGACAAGCGATTTTTGTCAATCAAATGCTTCGTTTCTTCCCTAAGCGGCACATGGAGCGTGATGATGTCGGCAGTCTGGCAAATTTTGTCCAAGCTCATGTATGTCACCCCGTATTGTGCGACGAGGTCTGGGTCGGGTGCAGGGTCGCAAGCCAACAGGCGGCAACCGAAACCGTGCAGGATTTTGGCAACGACAGCGCCGATTTGTCCTGTTCCTACAATCCCGACGGTCTTTCCATTCATATCAAACCCCACTAAGCCGTCGAGGGAAAAATTCAACTCCATGATACGCTGGTGTGCCCGGATGAGATTCCGGTTCAGCGCAAGCATCATACCCACCGTATGCTCGGCAACGGCGTAGGGTGAGTACGCAGGAACTCGTGCAACTCGCATCTTATATTGCCAGGCTAATTTTAAATCAACATGATTAAACCCGGCGGAGCGAAGAGCGATAAATTCAATCCCAATTTCATGAAGACGCTGCAAAACGTGGTGTCCCGCTGTGTCGCTGACAAACAGCGATACAGCCCGACAACCTGTTGCCAACAGGCACGTGTTTGCAGTTAGCCGTGTGTCTATAAAAATCAGATCGTGACGACCGGCGTTTGCATTTATCAGATAGTTGCGCTCGAAACGGTGGGCGCTGTAAACTGCAACCTTCATTTTTCGTGATTGAGTTAAGAATAGAAATCAAACAGCCGATTGCTTATTCGGACAGTGCCAAAAGTTCAGGTGCGACAGAGCGGAGAAATTCTTTGGCATAGTCCAGTTCGCCGCCAGAATCGGCATACACCGAAAGCAACAAGTCCCTGCGATTAACCACTGTACCCAGTGGCGCGTAAAAATGAACGCCCGCGCCGGGCGACCTTGGAGCGCCCGCGAGTTTGGCTAAGCGGGCCAGCAGGCGGTTATCAATTTTTTCGACCCGCCCGCCCCGGTCGCTCATCCAGTCGTAGCGGAATTGTGCGCGCATCGGCTCTCTGAGGGAGCCTTGGGCACGGCAAATAGCCCTGAACTTTTCAAACGCTTTTCCGCTTTCCAGCAACCGGGTAGCTTGCCGTAGTCCTTCGCTTTCGTCGCAATGCCCCGACATTTCTAGTAAGTGCGCGGCCAGATTCAGCGCCCGCTGTTTTAAGTCCCCCGGGGCATATTGGTCGTTTTTCAATACCGCCAGCACATCCAGCGCTTCCAAAGCCGGGCCGATACCCACGCCGACCGGCTGCGAGCCATCGGTAATGACCGTTTTTACCTGCAAACCGATGGCTTGGCCCACCGTCTCGAATCGAGTGGCGATGTTGCGGGCATCTTCCTCGCTGCGTACTTTGGCCGTTGCGCCAACCGGTATGTCTATCACAACATGGGTGGAACCGGCGGCGGCTTTTTTGGACAACACGGATGCAATCATCTGGCCTTCGCTGTCAATGTCGAGGGCTTTTTCAATGGAAATGATGACATCGTCTGCCGGACTTAACTGCATGGCGCCGCCCCAGGCAAAGCACCCGCCTTCTTTTTCCACCACCTTGCGCATTTCACTAAGCGTCAAATCCACCCGAGTGAGCGTCTCCATCGTGTCGGCGGTGCCTGCGGGGGAGGTGATGGCACGGGATGATGTCTTGGGGATAGTCAGCCCCGCCGCCGCTACGATGCTGACCACGATAGGCGTAGTGCGGTTGCCGGGCAGCCCGCCGATGCAGTGTTTGTCCAACACAATGGGCTTGTTCCAGTACAGTTTTTCGCCCTTTTTAATCATCGCGCGGGTGAGACTGACAATTTCTTCGTCATTCAGGTTTTTGCCGGAACAAGCAGTGATGAAGGCGGCGAGCTCCACGTTGGAATATCGCCCCTCGACAATATCGTCCACGATGGCCTCAAAAGCCGTACTTTCGAGTGCGTGGCCGTACATTTTTGACCGAACAAATTTGAAGGACTCTACCGGTTTCAAATGCCCGACCTGGATCATGCAGTCTTCCTGCACTTGCAAACGCCGCAAAGCTTCGTTGGAAAGCCCGGCCTCACCGTGGCCGACCAGGTCGGATACCACATTTAGCGTGGCGATGATGCTTCGCTCGCC encodes:
- a CDS encoding 2-hydroxyacid dehydrogenase, translating into MKVAVYSAHRFERNYLINANAGRHDLIFIDTRLTANTCLLATGCRAVSLFVSDTAGHHVLQRLHEIGIEFIALRSAGFNHVDLKLAWQYKMRVARVPAYSPYAVAEHTVGMMLALNRNLIRAHQRIMELNFSLDGLVGFDMNGKTVGIVGTGQIGAVVAKILHGFGCRLLACDPAPDPDLVAQYGVTYMSLDKICQTADIITLHVPLREETKHLIDKNRLSLMKPNVMLINTSRGGLINTRDLIVALKNRRLGSVGLDVYEEEEGLFFEDHSEDVLLDDTIARLMTFKNVLITAHQAFLTETALHNIATTTIENLNCFEEDRWCENEILPDSNL
- a CDS encoding thymidine phosphorylase family protein, which produces MENAPSTIPKSGSIHHAGNGAAEHVPFNSLKVRAVHIDTYRESIIYMRADCHICKSEGFSALTRIVVYYGERSIIATLNVVSDLVGHGEAGLSNEALRRLQVQEDCMIQVGHLKPVESFKFVRSKMYGHALESTAFEAIVDDIVEGRYSNVELAAFITACSGKNLNDEEIVSLTRAMIKKGEKLYWNKPIVLDKHCIGGLPGNRTTPIVVSIVAAAGLTIPKTSSRAITSPAGTADTMETLTRVDLTLSEMRKVVEKEGGCFAWGGAMQLSPADDVIISIEKALDIDSEGQMIASVLSKKAAAGSTHVVIDIPVGATAKVRSEEDARNIATRFETVGQAIGLQVKTVITDGSQPVGVGIGPALEALDVLAVLKNDQYAPGDLKQRALNLAAHLLEMSGHCDESEGLRQATRLLESGKAFEKFRAICRAQGSLREPMRAQFRYDWMSDRGGRVEKIDNRLLARLAKLAGAPRSPGAGVHFYAPLGTVVNRRDLLLSVYADSGGELDYAKEFLRSVAPELLALSE